From a region of the Chiloscyllium punctatum isolate Juve2018m chromosome 1, sChiPun1.3, whole genome shotgun sequence genome:
- the ccni gene encoding cyclin-I, with protein sequence MKFSGPLESQRLSVLLENAVSREEQMWKVYVPKYLSNPDTDVSPAQRDEVIQWLADLNRKFHFYPETLSLAITILDRFLALVKARPKYLWCIAISCFFLAAKTNEEDEIIPSLKDMVKTSNCGCSSADILRMERIVLDKLNWDLHTATPLDFLHIFHAMMLTSRPQLLSDLPTVTPSQHIALLIRQLQHCVACHQLLQFKGSTLALAIISLKLETSIPDWLAVTIDLLKKAQLDSLQLIRCRELVAGHLSTFHAFLPPNMVYIYNPCKQTMVLCGRGALSLYSSPTTEPEFVVKDATKRISSTAAPYRRLPDSYSCKQASAKRKVEEMEVDDFYDGIKRLYNEECSQEIVGVDTVSPSCSTDLQIKDGSISPCPPLQPVTVI encoded by the exons ATGAAGTTTTCAGGACCcttggagagtcagaggctgtcCGTCCTTTTGGAAAATGCAGTCTCTAGGGAAGAACAGATGTGGAAGGTGTACGTGCCAAAATACCTATCCAATCCG GATACAGATGTCTCTCCAGCACAGCGGGATGAGGTCATTCAGTGGCTGGCTGACTTGAACAGAAAATTCCATTTTTATCCAGAAACACTTTCCCTTGCCATCACTATTTTGGACAGGTTTTTAGCTCTGGTAAAG GCCCGTCCAAAGTATCTGTGGTGTATAGCTATCAGTTGTTTCTTCCTGGCAGCTAAAACCAATGAAGAAGATGAG ATCATTCCATCTCTAAAGGACATGGTAAAGACTAGCAACTGTGGTTGTTCATCTGCAGATATTCTTAGAATGGAGAGGATTGTACTGGATAAATTGAACTGGGATTTGCACACAGCAACACCGTTGGATTTTCTTCATATT TTTCATGCGATGATGCTAACCAGCCGTCCCCAGTTACTCAGCGACCTGCCTACGGTGACCCCATCCCAACATATTGCACTCCTTATTAGGCAGCTACAGCACTGTGTGGCTTGTCACCAGCTTCTACAGTTCAAGGGCTCTACACTTGCACTGGCTATCATCAGTCTCAAGCTGGAaacatccattcctgattggCTAGCTGTCACTATTGATCTGCTGAAAAAGGCACAG CTTGATAGCTTACAACTAATTCGTTGTCGAGAGCTTGTGGCTGGACACCTATCCACATTTCATGCTTTCCTACCACCCAATATGGTGTACATCTACAACCCCTGCAAACAAACCATGGTGCTGTGTGGTAGGGGAGCACTGAGCTTATACTCCTCCCCTACCACAGAGCCAGAGTTTGTTGTCAAGGATGCCACCAAGAGAATTAGCAGTACAGCAGCACCCTACCGACGCCTACCTGATTCCTATAGCTGCAAGCAGGCCTCGGCAAAACGCAAAGTAGAGGAGATGGAAGTGGATGATTTCTATGATGGAATAAAGCGTTTGTACAATGAGGAGTGCAGTCAAGAAATTGTGGGGGTGGATACTGTATCCCCTAGCTGTAGCACAGATCTACAGATTAAAGATGGTAGTATCTCTCCTTGTCCTCCACTTCAGCCAGTTACAGTCATTTAA